From the genome of Bactrocera oleae isolate idBacOlea1 chromosome 2, idBacOlea1, whole genome shotgun sequence, one region includes:
- the LOC106615221 gene encoding caspase-3 isoform X1: MDERDISIFGSKKKDKSKSSQNLQAEPKIPKVSQNDKIISRPTTEVDYRTDNPYIGLAIVLNHKNIKGQKTRNGAEKDCKDITASLENYGFDVRVYNDLKKKKISTLLNSVATEDHSQYDCFVLVVMTHGDKGKVCAADDFYSTEELWEPLLGDNCPTLLGKPKLFFIQACRGKRIQQPVLIAPRTFSQRAMFSNSSMSERTIYAIPTTADILVMYSTFEDYYSFRNSVSGAWFIQSLCSILNEAAESKEAQTDGVELLRLLTAVNRKVAYEYQSYSDNELINEKKEMPNFMSTLTKTFYLRVKPKNADAKINDFPDDDEEKDFETKLDRIFNMNTEYSSLSSGPQHYI, encoded by the exons ATGGACGAACGGGACATTTCGATTTTCGGCAGTAAGAAAAAGGACAAAAGCAAAAGCTCCCAAAATCTACAAGCCGAGCCAAAAATACCCAAGGTTTCACAAAACGATAAAATAATTTCACGACCAACGACAGAGGTCGATTATAGAACTGATAATCCATACATCGGTCTTGCCATTGTACTCAACCACAAGAATATTAAGGGGCAAAAGACCCGTAATGGCGCCGAGAAAGATTGCAAGGATATTACAGCTTCTTTGGAAAATTATGGTTTTGATGTGCGCGTTTATAATGAtttgaaaaagaagaaaatatcaACGCTTTTAAATTCAG TGGCCACTGAGGATCACAGTCAATATGATTGTTTCGTTTTGGTCGTTATGACACATGGTGATAAAGGCAAAGTATGCGCGGCCGATGATTTTTATTCAACGGAAGAGCTGTGGGAGCCCCTGCTCGGTGACAACTGCCCCACTTTACTGGGTAAaccgaaattattttttatccaG GCATGTCGAGGGAAACGCATACAACAGCCTGTGTTGATAGCTCCACGTACCTTTTCCCAGAGAGCGATGTTCTCAAACTCTAGTATGTCCGAGCGAACAATTTATGCCATACCAACAACAGCTGATATTCTGGTTATGTATTCCACATTTGAAG ATTACTACTCGTTTCGGAATAGCGTTAGTGGCGCCTGGTTCATACAAAGCCTTTGCAGTATTTTGAATGAGGCAGCCGAGAGCAAGGAAGCACAAACCGATGGAGTCGAATTGCTGCGACTACTCACCGCCGTTAATCGCAAAGTGGCGTACGAGTATCAATCCTACAGCGATAATGAATTGATTAATGAAAAGAAGGAAATGCCGAATTTTATGTCGACACTCACCAAAACATTCTATCTAAGGGTCAAGCCGAAAAATGCCGATGCTAAAATCAACGATTTTCCAGATGACGATGAAGAGAAGgactttgaaacaaaattagaTCGGATTTTCAATATGAATACAGAGTATTCTTCACTATCCAGTGGTCCGCAGcattatatttaa
- the LOC106615221 gene encoding caspase-7 isoform X2, protein MDERDISIFGSKKKDKSKSSQNLQAEPKIPKVSQNDKIISRPTTEVDYRTDNPYIGLAIVLNHKNIKGQKTRNGAEKDCKDITASLENYGFDVRVYNDLKKKKISTLLNSVATEDHSQYDCFVLVVMTHGDKGKVCAADDFYSTEELWEPLLGDNCPTLLDYYSFRNSVSGAWFIQSLCSILNEAAESKEAQTDGVELLRLLTAVNRKVAYEYQSYSDNELINEKKEMPNFMSTLTKTFYLRVKPKNADAKINDFPDDDEEKDFETKLDRIFNMNTEYSSLSSGPQHYI, encoded by the exons ATGGACGAACGGGACATTTCGATTTTCGGCAGTAAGAAAAAGGACAAAAGCAAAAGCTCCCAAAATCTACAAGCCGAGCCAAAAATACCCAAGGTTTCACAAAACGATAAAATAATTTCACGACCAACGACAGAGGTCGATTATAGAACTGATAATCCATACATCGGTCTTGCCATTGTACTCAACCACAAGAATATTAAGGGGCAAAAGACCCGTAATGGCGCCGAGAAAGATTGCAAGGATATTACAGCTTCTTTGGAAAATTATGGTTTTGATGTGCGCGTTTATAATGAtttgaaaaagaagaaaatatcaACGCTTTTAAATTCAG TGGCCACTGAGGATCACAGTCAATATGATTGTTTCGTTTTGGTCGTTATGACACATGGTGATAAAGGCAAAGTATGCGCGGCCGATGATTTTTATTCAACGGAAGAGCTGTGGGAGCCCCTGCTCGGTGACAACTGCCCCACTTTACTGG ATTACTACTCGTTTCGGAATAGCGTTAGTGGCGCCTGGTTCATACAAAGCCTTTGCAGTATTTTGAATGAGGCAGCCGAGAGCAAGGAAGCACAAACCGATGGAGTCGAATTGCTGCGACTACTCACCGCCGTTAATCGCAAAGTGGCGTACGAGTATCAATCCTACAGCGATAATGAATTGATTAATGAAAAGAAGGAAATGCCGAATTTTATGTCGACACTCACCAAAACATTCTATCTAAGGGTCAAGCCGAAAAATGCCGATGCTAAAATCAACGATTTTCCAGATGACGATGAAGAGAAGgactttgaaacaaaattagaTCGGATTTTCAATATGAATACAGAGTATTCTTCACTATCCAGTGGTCCGCAGcattatatttaa
- the LOC106615177 gene encoding caspase-3, with protein sequence MSDETDFELFSGKKSKAKHDKADAAKVTEKTRDVTTATNQIIQSRPTDEEFYRNTNPYVGIAVIFNHKYVKGQKDRVGTEKDRDTIAETLSLYGFDVRVYNDLTFEKVDAQLKAIAKEDHTANDCFVLVVMSHGAEGRIFASDMSYPVERLWQPFLGDNCKSLINKPKIFFLQACRGERLDKPVVFNEFSVMTRQIRAPSQADEIPPVITYAIPNTADMLVMYSTFEKYYSFRNVENGSWFIQSLCDVFIAAARKPEAYDKGSDLLRLLTAVNRKVAYEYQSLAKVEVLNQMKEMPNFLSTLTKTFYLKVKSHPGK encoded by the exons ATGTCTGATGAGACTGATTTTGAACTTTTCTCCGGCAAGAAATCTAAAGCCAAACATGACAAGGCTGACGCCGCTAAAGTGACTGAAAAAACACGTGACGTCACCACAGCAACGAATCAAATAATTCAATCGCGCCCCACCGACGAAGAGTTCTATCGAAATACTAATCCTTATGTGGGAATTGCTGTCATATTCAACCATAAATATGTGAAGGGTCAGAAGGATCGTGTGGGCACGGAGAAGGATCGCGACACGATCGCTGAGACGCTATCACTATATGGATTCGACGTGCGTGTCTATAACGACTTGACCTTCGAGAAAGTGGACGCGCAACTAAAAGCAA TCGCCAAAGAAGATCACACCGCAAATGATTGCTTTGTATTGGTCGTTATGTCTCACGGTGCCGAAGGGCGAATATTTGCCAGTGATATGAGTTATCCCGTGGAGCGTCTCTGGCAGCCATTTTTAGGCGATAATTGCAAAAGCTTAATCAATAAGCCCAAAATTTTCTTTCTACAG gcTTGCCGCGGTGAACGATTGGACAAACCAGTCGTTTTCAACGAATTCTCTGTGATGACACGACAAATTCGCGCACCCAGTCAGGCCGACGAAATCCCACCTGTGATAACCTACGCCATACCGAATACCGCCGATATGCTAGTGATGTATTCGACCTTCGAGA AGTATTACTCGTTTCGCAATGTGGAAAATGGCTCGTGGTTTATTCAAAGTCTGTGCGATGTCTTCATTGCGGCCGCAAGAAAGCCGGAAGCCTACGACAAAGGCTCCGATCTGTTGCGACTGCTGACCGCTGTCAATCGCAAAGTAGCCTACGAGTATCAGTCCTTGGCCAAAGTGGAGGTATTAAATCAAATGAAGGAGATGCCGAACTTTCTTTCAACGCTCACCAAAACCTTCTACCTCAAAGTAAAGAGTCATCCCGGCAAATGA
- the Gr89a gene encoding putative gustatory receptor 89a — protein MTNWAQRRRRLYNVVFFFSLRVILLTAQVMLLAPIIRSKQRGAYRTHAALTCFALLVLLLLCGVTPFLLRIIASTYERVSVQFDAIFLLIAMTSQVSDISIVLITMLSQLCQRWRLCEFLNQLQDTVQRVRAIHGRNFINAQVLLLLWLQLGLSLYDMLMQLVFLAKLAFQIAPWQIVVNLMSLYLQQCRATLQLLIMGCVLLLIACYAQLAECLEHYSEDSGADLTNYEDLVSLQNVLYKLTLQLKCVFQLPLFLLVAGEFINVLANLYAQLYYFVTTKAWWFAFVFYCAKISVELYLLIHVVHLCCVLHGKVNNLFLDRDVYFEEPTTACCCLELTHSDALWPKPIRFYILGMFELNNEFWLFLVSYSVNFIVIIVQFGFFT, from the exons ATGACGAATTGGGCACAACGCCGTCGTCGCCTCTACAACGTCGTGTTCTTCTTCAGTCTACGCGTCATCCTGCTCACCGCTCAAGTGATGCTCCTGGCACCGATTATCCGTTCCAAACAGCGCGGCGCATATCGTACGCACGCCGCTTTGACTTGCTTCGCGTTGCTCGTGCTGCTGCTTTTGTGTGGCGTCACGCCATTCTTGCTGCGCATCATTGCCTCAACGTACGAGCGCGTTAGCGTGCAATTCGACGCCATTTTCCTACTAATCGCCATGACCTCTCAAGTCAGCGACATCAGCATTGTCCTAATCACTATGCTGTCGCAGTTATGCCAGCGCTGGCGCTTATGTGAGTTTTTGAATCAGCTGCAGGACACCGTGCAACGCGTACGCGCCATACACGGACGGAACTTCATAAACGCGCAGGTTCTCCTGCTACTGTGGCTGCAGCTGGGACTATCGCTGTACGATATGTTGATGCAGCTCGTCTTTCTCGCCAAACTGGCTTTCCAAATTGCTCCATGGCAAATTGTGGTCAACCTGATGTCGTTGTACTTGCAACAATGCCGTGCCACGCTGCAGTTGCTGATTATGGGCTGCGTATTGTTGCTGATTGCTTGCTATGCTCAGCTGGCGGAATGCTTGGAGCACTACTCAGAGGACTCAGGCGCCGACCTGACAAACTATGAGGATTTGGTGTCACTGCAGAACGTTTTGTACAAGCTCACCCTCCAACTGAAATGCGTTTTTCAGTTGCCGCTCTTTCTGCTTGTCGCCGGTGAATTCATTAATGTGTTGGCCAATTTGTACGCGCAACTTTACTATTTCGTCACAACGAAAGCTTGGTGGTTCGCTTTCGTCTTCTACTGCGCTAAGATCAGCGTTGAGCTATACCTACTCATACATGTGGTCCACCTTTGTTGTGTGTTGCATGGGAAGGTCAATAACCTCTTCCTCGACCGTGATGTATACTTTGAGGAGCCGACGACGGCG TGTTGCTGCTTGGAATTAACCCACTCCGATGCACTATGGCCGAAACCGATTAGATTTTACATACTCGGCATGTTTGAGCTGAACAATGAGTTTTGGCTGTTCCTTGTTTCTTACTCAGTGAATTTCATAGTCATCATTGTGCAGTTTGGCTTCTTCACCTAG